In bacterium, the DNA window TACCGGGTTTGGTGGGGCACAAAAAGATCAAGTGGCACATATGATTATGCGGCTATTTCCTAATCTTGCTAAAGTTGGGAATGTAGAAAAACAAGACGTAACTGATGCTTTAGCGGTCTGTCTTTCTGGTTTGTGGCATAATAATCGACAACAACTTTTGAAACGTTAAATAGACTGTTGCCCTGTTGCTGGCTCAGCTATTTTTTTTAGCACGAAACGCATTATGCTTTCAGCGTTTTTTATGGCCTGTTTTGAGTCAGATAAATCTGGAATGTCAAATTCAGTTGGATATCTAAATCTTGTTGCATATGGGTTTAGATAATCAGCTGAGTCATAGAGTTTATCAAATTCTAGATCAATCTTTTTACACAGCTCGACAAGTTTTGATAAGTCATGCGATTTCAAGATTTCATACTTTTTAAAAGATAAGTACCCCTTGAGCGCTTTCTCTGCTGATTGCTGACAGTGATAGGTAACGGCAGAAAAAAGTTCGACTTTAATCAGAACTTGAGCTGCACTGAGATCTTCTCTGGCAATTCTGCACCACTCTTCATGCTCGTGCATAAAGCACCTTCCCATCCTTTTTAATTTTATACCCCAGTGTGGACACGTCACTTGTCTTGCTATCAAACTCTTTCTTGGTGTATATAATTATATCTTTAGAAATATTCAAGCCACGCAGAGCCTTGTATCCAGCAATTGGGCGCTTATATGATTTTTCTTCGGATTGATCAACAACAATCAGTAAGTCTAGATCGCTGTCTTCTGTTGGATTACCCCAAGCATACGATCCAAAAAGATAGATTGCTATTGGATTATAGGTAGCTATCAAGCGATTTTTTACTTCGGCTAAAACTTCTTCACTGATCATTAGTTCCTCTTTAAAAGTTAGCTTTCTTTAATTGATAAAATTTTAGATAAAATGGTAAAAATTTGCAAATAACAAAAGAATAACTAATTTTATCTACCTTTGTTACTCTTTTTCTTTCTCATTTTATCGCTCGTGACTTCTATTGTTTCCTAATCTTGCTAAAGTTGGCAATGTAGAAAAACAGGATGTGACGGATGCTTTAGCGGTCTGCCTTTCTGGCTTGTGGCACAATAATCGTCAGCAACTTTTGAAACGATAAAAACAGAGTGGGCGACTTGTACTA includes these proteins:
- a CDS encoding HEPN domain-containing protein, encoding MHEHEEWCRIAREDLSAAQVLIKVELFSAVTYHCQQSAEKALKGYLSFKKYEILKSHDLSKLVELCKKIDLEFDKLYDSADYLNPYATRFRYPTEFDIPDLSDSKQAIKNAESIMRFVLKKIAEPATGQQSI
- a CDS encoding nucleotidyltransferase domain-containing protein, which encodes MISEEVLAEVKNRLIATYNPIAIYLFGSYAWGNPTEDSDLDLLIVVDQSEEKSYKRPIAGYKALRGLNISKDIIIYTKKEFDSKTSDVSTLGYKIKKDGKVLYARA